The proteins below are encoded in one region of Sulfolobus sp. A20:
- the rpl12p gene encoding 50S ribosomal protein P1: protein MEYVYASLLLHSAKKEISEDSLKNVLTAAGISVDEVRLKAVVAALKEVNIDEVLKNASAMPVAVAAAPQQATQQAPAEEKKEEKKEEEKKGPSEEEIASGLASLFG from the coding sequence ATGGAGTATGTCTATGCAAGTCTACTATTACATTCAGCTAAAAAAGAAATAAGTGAAGATAGTTTAAAGAATGTCCTTACAGCAGCTGGTATAAGTGTAGATGAGGTCAGATTAAAGGCTGTTGTAGCTGCATTAAAAGAAGTTAACATTGATGAAGTGTTGAAGAACGCTTCAGCAATGCCAGTAGCTGTAGCTGCAGCTCCGCAACAAGCTACGCAACAAGCACCTGCAGAGGAGAAGAAAGAAGAGAAGAAAGAGGAAGAAAAGAAAGGACCAAGCGAAGAAGAAATTGCAAGTGGGCTAGCATCCTTATTCGGATGA
- a CDS encoding protein translocase SEC61 complex subunit gamma, with the protein MSSNNKIINWFRRLREDWNRIITVSRKPDRNYFSLNLKVTLLVLAVIGVLAYIIQLVLTLIGV; encoded by the coding sequence GTGAGCTCAAATAATAAAATAATAAATTGGTTTAGAAGGCTTAGAGAGGATTGGAATAGAATAATTACTGTCTCTAGAAAGCCTGATAGAAATTATTTCTCGTTAAACCTTAAAGTAACTTTGTTAGTATTAGCTGTTATAGGAGTCTTAGCTTATATCATACAATTAGTTTTAACGCTAATTGGGGTGTAA
- a CDS encoding transcription elongation factor Spt5, with protein MEEKPSTRNYYAVKVTGGHEITVALMLEERIKSNNIRGVYSIIVPPNLKGYVIIEAEGLHIVRLLISGIRNAKGLAQGLLPREEILKLVSKRQIVLTLKPGDVVEVISGPFRGTQAQVVRVEESKGEVVLNILESTFPLQVTVPLDQVRLTKR; from the coding sequence TTGGAAGAAAAACCATCGACAAGAAACTATTACGCAGTAAAGGTTACAGGGGGTCATGAAATAACGGTCGCATTAATGTTAGAGGAAAGAATAAAATCGAATAATATTAGAGGAGTTTACTCTATAATTGTTCCACCAAATTTAAAAGGATATGTCATAATTGAGGCTGAAGGGTTACACATAGTAAGATTATTAATATCGGGAATAAGAAATGCTAAAGGACTAGCTCAAGGATTATTACCTAGAGAGGAAATTCTGAAATTAGTATCGAAGAGGCAGATAGTGCTTACATTAAAGCCTGGAGACGTAGTAGAAGTAATCTCTGGGCCATTTAGGGGTACTCAGGCCCAGGTCGTAAGAGTCGAGGAATCTAAAGGAGAGGTAGTGTTAAATATCTTAGAATCTACATTTCCATTACAGGTAACAGTTCCATTAGACCAAGTTAGATTAACCAAAAGGTGA
- a CDS encoding 50S ribosomal protein L1, with amino-acid sequence MPIVGKDIIESSLKNSLSPENNPKRNFVQSVELIVTFKDVDMKKGDLKLREIIVLPKPPEKPKKVLVVPTFQQIEYAKKAEPNVILTREELQKLQGNKRAVKKLARQNDWFLISAESMSLVGRILGPALGPRGKFPTPLPNTADITEYILRFKRSTIVKTKDQPQTQTFIGLENQQPSDLAENAIAVLNAIESKVSPSKIRSIYVKTTMGKIIKVPIR; translated from the coding sequence ATGCCGATAGTCGGCAAGGATATAATCGAGAGTTCACTGAAAAATTCTTTGTCTCCAGAGAATAATCCTAAAAGGAATTTCGTGCAGAGTGTAGAGCTAATAGTAACTTTTAAAGATGTCGATATGAAGAAGGGAGATCTGAAGTTAAGGGAGATAATCGTATTGCCTAAGCCACCCGAGAAACCAAAAAAGGTTTTAGTAGTTCCCACTTTCCAGCAAATAGAATACGCCAAAAAAGCTGAACCTAACGTCATACTTACCAGAGAAGAGTTACAAAAGCTACAAGGCAACAAGAGGGCTGTTAAAAAACTAGCTAGACAAAACGATTGGTTCCTAATCTCAGCTGAGTCCATGTCTTTAGTTGGAAGAATACTCGGACCAGCATTAGGACCCAGAGGAAAATTCCCAACACCTCTGCCAAACACTGCAGATATTACCGAATATATCTTAAGATTTAAGAGATCTACTATTGTTAAGACTAAAGATCAACCTCAAACACAAACTTTCATAGGATTAGAAAATCAACAACCTTCGGATTTGGCTGAAAATGCTATAGCTGTGCTTAATGCAATAGAGAGCAAGGTTTCTCCTTCTAAAATCAGAAGCATCTATGTAAAAACGACAATGGGAAAAATAATTAAAGTCCCCATAAGGTGA
- a CDS encoding 50S ribosomal protein L10, which yields MALALKQKKIPSWKIEEVKELEELIKNSKTVLIANLEGFPADKLHEIRKKLRGKAVIKVTKNSLFEIAAKNAGIDIEKIKGYLTGPNAFIFTNDNPFAMNMFFENYKLRRYAMPGDKAEEDVIIPAGDTGMTAGPILSVFGKLKVQTRVQDGKVHVVKDTLVAKKGDPIPVEALPILQKLGIMPTFVKLKIKIAYHEGLVIPEENLKLDLDAYRRNIEEAYRNAFTLAVEIAYPEAEILRFTITNAVRKAIMLASELGYITPETAQVVFARAVSKAYALASAISGKVDLGIQIPKAETKPQSQEKIEEKKEEKKEEEKKGPSEEEIGGGLASLFG from the coding sequence ATGGCTCTAGCATTAAAACAGAAAAAAATTCCCTCATGGAAGATCGAAGAAGTAAAGGAGCTCGAAGAGCTAATTAAAAATAGTAAGACAGTTTTAATAGCTAATCTTGAGGGTTTTCCCGCAGATAAATTACATGAAATTAGAAAGAAATTAAGAGGAAAGGCGGTCATAAAGGTTACTAAAAACAGTTTATTTGAAATCGCTGCTAAGAATGCGGGCATCGACATAGAAAAAATAAAAGGATATCTTACTGGTCCAAATGCGTTCATTTTCACTAATGATAATCCGTTTGCTATGAACATGTTCTTTGAGAACTATAAGTTAAGAAGATATGCGATGCCAGGAGACAAGGCTGAGGAAGATGTTATAATACCAGCTGGAGATACTGGAATGACCGCAGGACCAATATTAAGTGTATTTGGTAAATTAAAGGTACAAACTAGAGTTCAAGATGGAAAAGTTCATGTAGTTAAGGATACTTTAGTAGCTAAAAAAGGAGATCCTATACCAGTTGAAGCGTTACCTATATTACAGAAACTTGGAATAATGCCAACATTTGTAAAATTAAAGATTAAAATAGCTTATCATGAAGGTTTAGTAATTCCAGAAGAAAATTTAAAACTAGATTTAGACGCTTATAGAAGAAATATCGAAGAGGCTTATAGAAACGCATTTACGTTAGCTGTGGAAATTGCATATCCGGAAGCAGAAATATTAAGATTTACCATAACTAATGCTGTAAGAAAAGCCATAATGCTTGCGTCAGAATTAGGATACATAACACCAGAAACGGCTCAAGTAGTATTTGCTAGGGCAGTATCGAAAGCATATGCCTTAGCCTCGGCTATTAGTGGAAAGGTTGATTTAGGAATTCAGATACCCAAAGCAGAAACCAAACCACAAAGTCAAGAAAAGATAGAGGAGAAGAAAGAAGAGAAGAAAGAGGAAGAAAAGAAAGGACCAAGCGAAGAAGAAATTGGAGGCGGACTAGCATCACTTTTTGGGTGA
- a CDS encoding 50S ribosomal protein L11 — MPTKSIKIVVEGGNVKPGPPLAPTLSQLGLNVGEVVKKLNEATSSFKGMTVPVTLEVDTSTKKYDIKVGIPTTTALLLKEVGASEPSGDPKNKKIGNLSLEQIVKVAIMKKPSLTAKSLKAAVKSIVGSARSIGITVENKDPKEVIKEIEEGKYNDLLSKYENQWNEVKE, encoded by the coding sequence ATGCCTACAAAATCCATTAAAATAGTCGTTGAAGGTGGAAATGTAAAACCAGGTCCGCCATTGGCACCTACATTATCTCAGCTAGGACTAAACGTTGGAGAAGTGGTGAAAAAGTTAAATGAGGCCACAAGCAGCTTCAAAGGCATGACAGTCCCAGTAACCCTTGAAGTTGATACTTCTACGAAAAAATATGACATAAAAGTTGGAATCCCTACTACGACTGCACTTTTATTGAAAGAAGTTGGAGCCAGTGAGCCCTCTGGTGATCCTAAAAATAAGAAAATTGGTAACCTATCACTGGAACAAATAGTTAAAGTGGCAATAATGAAAAAACCATCGCTTACTGCTAAATCTCTTAAGGCAGCTGTTAAATCGATAGTAGGTAGTGCTAGATCAATAGGTATAACTGTTGAAAACAAGGATCCCAAGGAAGTTATAAAGGAAATAGAAGAAGGCAAGTATAATGATTTATTATCCAAATATGAAAATCAATGGAATGAGGTGAAGGAATAA